A section of the Castanea sativa cultivar Marrone di Chiusa Pesio chromosome 12, ASM4071231v1 genome encodes:
- the LOC142618502 gene encoding DNA mismatch repair protein MSH3 — MGKQKQQVISRFFAPKSKTPSNPSTSSPSSSSSKSEAEPSLRNPPTPPPKISATVTFSPSKRLLSSQLSSPKPKPSKLPKLSPHTQNPIPNPNPSLHQKFLDKLLEPSPTPLEQTPKTQSSCKTKYTPLEQQVVDLKNRYPDVLLMVEVGYKYRFFGQDAEIAARVLGIYAHLDRNFMTASVPTFRLNVHVRRLVSAGYKVGVVKQTETAAIKAHGENRAGPFCRGLSALYTKATLEAAEDLGGEEEGCRGESNYLVCVAEKSVLEKNMECGLESRFDVKIGMVAVEISTGDVVYAEFNDNFMRSGLEAVVLSLLPAELLLGEPLSKQTEKLLLAYAGPASNVRVERASLECFKDGGALAEVMSLYENMSEYNPADNPKQSTEVIEQGSHHFAIEGIMNMPDLVVQALALSIRHLKQFGFERILCLGASFRPFSSNVEMTLSANTLQQLEVLKNNSDGSESGSLLQSLNRTLTIFGSRLLRQWVTHPLCDRNMISARLDAVSEISESMGSSRASQNIGGLDGEDADITIVQPEFSYILSSVLTNLGRSPDIQRGITRIFHRTATPSEFIAVIQAILYAGKQLQQLHIEDEDNSNNMRAKTVHSGLLRKLILTASSCSVIGNAAKLLSTLNKEAANENDLQNLIITSNGQFPEVARARKEVQLANEKLDSLIDLYRKRLGMRKLEFVSVSGTTHLIELPLDLKVPLSWVKINSTKKTVRYHPPEVLTALEQLSLEKEKLNVACKAAWESFLKEFSIYYAEFQAAVQALATLDCLHSLAILCRNKNYVRPDFVYDDEPVQIHIHAGRHPVLDTTLQDNFVPNDTNLHADREYCQIVTGPNMGGKSCYIRQVALIAIMAQVGSFVPASSAKLHVLDGIYTRMGASDSIQQGRSTFLEELSEASHVIHTCTARSLVIIDELGRGTSTHDGVAIAYATLHYLLEQKRCMVLFVTHYPKIADIRTEFPGSVGAYHVSYLTSHKDIKDTDMVDSTTDHEDVIYLYKLVTGVSERSFGFKVAQLAQLPSSCISRATVMASRLEALESCRTGSRLENKRLLEKLLIDNEQKSQENMLETPACFHQGGAGDLEDIYNAYKEFFLNLKAGISDNDLARSFQFLNHARSIAKDLISR; from the exons atGGGCAAGCAGAAACAACAAGTGATCTCTCGTTTCTTTGCTCCCAAATCCAAAACCCCATCAAACCCTTCcacttcttctccttcttcttcttcttcaaaatcagAGGCAGAGCCCTCTCTCCGAAACCCACCAACCCCACCTCCCAAAATCTCAGCCACGGTCACTTTCTCACCCTCCAAACGCCTCCTTAGTTCCCAACTCTcctccccaaaacccaaaccttCAAAACTCCCCAAACTCTCTCCCCACACCCAAAACCCCATTCCCAACCCCAACCCTTCCCTTCACCAAAAATTCCTAGACAAACTTCTAGAGCCTTCTCCAACCCCTTTAGAACAAACCCCAAAAACTCAATCTTCCTGCAAAACCAAATACACCCCATTGGAGCAGCAAGTTGTGGACCTAAAGAACAGATACCCAGATGTTCTTTTGATGGTAGAAGTTGGTTACAAGTACCGGTTTTTCGGCCAGGATGCTGAAATTGCTGCCAGGGTGTTGGGGATTTATGCACATTTGGATCGCAATTTTATGACTGCAAGTGTGCCAACTTTTCGATTAAATGTCCATGTGAGGAGGCTTGTGAGTGCCGGGTATAAGGTTGGGGTGGTTAAGCAGACTGAGACGGCGGCTATTAAGGCGCACGGGGAGAACCGGGCGGGACCCTTTTGCCGGGGATTATCAGCATTGTACACAAAGGCCACGCTGGAGGCGGCCGAGGATTTGGGGGGAGAGGAGGAGGGGTGTAGGGGAGAGAGTAATTATTTGGTGTGTGTCGCGGAGAAGAGTGTGTTGGAAAAGAATATGGAGTGTGGATTGGAGAGTCGGTTTGATGTGAAAATTGGGATGGTTGCTGTGGAGATATCGACTGGGGATGTTGTTTATGCAGAATTCAATGATAATTTTATGAGGAGTGGGCTTGAAGCTGTGGTTTTGAGCTTGTTGCCAGCCGAGTTGCTTCTTGGGGAGCCGCTCTCTAAGCAAACAGAGAAG TTGTTACTTGCTTATGCTGGACCTGCCTCAAATGTCCGTGTTGAGCGTGCCTCGCTAGAGTGCTTTAAAGATGGTGGTGCACTTGCCGAAGTGATGTCTTTATATGAGAACATGAGTGAATATAATCCAGCAGATAATCCAAAACAAAGCACAGAAGTTATAGAGCAGGGAAGCCATCATTTCGCAATTGAG GGAATTATGAATATGCCAGATTTGGTCGTCCAAGCATTGGCCTTATCTATTCGTCATCTAAAACAGTTtggttttgaaagaattttgtgCCTAGGAGCTTCATTTAGGCCCTTCTCAAGCAATGTAGAGATGACCCTCTCAGCGAATACACTTCAACAGCTGGAG GTTTTGAAGAATAACAGTGATGGGTCTGAGTCTGGCTCCTTGCTGCAGTCTTTGAATCGTACTCTTACTATATTTGGTTCAAGGCTTCTAAGGCAATGG GTAACTCATCCTCTATGTGATAGAAACATGATTTCTGCTCGTCTGGATGCTGTTTCTGAGATTTCAGAATCCATGGGGTCTTCAAGAGCTTCGCAAAATATTGGAGGGCTAGATGGGGAAGATGCTGATATAACAATTGTACAACCTGAGTTTAGTTATATACTTTCTTCAGTTTTGACAAATTTAGGAAGGTCACCTGATATTCAACGTGGAATAACAAGAATCTTCCATCGGACTGCCACCCCATCTGAG TTCATTGCAGTTATTCAAGCTATTTTATATGCTGGAAAACAACTTCAGCAACTTCACATTGAAGATGAGGACAACAGCAATAATATGAGAGCAAAGACAGTGCACTCCGGGCTGTTGAGAAAGTTGATTTTGACTGCATCATCATGCAGTGTAATTGGCAATGCTGCAAAACTGTTGTCTACTCTTAACAAAGAAGCAGCTAATGAAAATGATCTGCAAAATTTAATTATCACATCTAATGGCCAATTTCCTGAG GTTGCTAGAGCTCGGAAAGAGGTTCAATTGGCAAACGAGAAATTGGATTCTTTGATTGATTTGTATCGCAAAAGGCTTGGAATGCGCAAGTTGGAATTTGTTAGTGTGTCTGGAACAACACATTTGATAGAG TTGCCCTTAGATCTAAAGGTGCCTTTGAGTTGGGTTAaaataaatagtaccaaaaaaacGGTTCGCTATCACCCACCTGAAGTATTGACTGCATTAGAGCAGTTATCCCTGGAAAAAGAGAAGCTAAATGTTGCCTGTAAAGCTGCTTGGGAAAGCTTTCTAAAGGAATTCAGTATTTATTATGCCGAGTTCCAAGCAGCTGTTCAAGCACTGGCTACTTTGGATTGTCTGCATTCACTTGCCATCCTTTGCAGAAATAAG AATTATGTTCGTCCAGATTTTGTCTATGATGATGAACCTGTTCAGATACATATCCATGCTGGTCGGCACCCG GTTTTGGATACTACATTACAAGACAATTTTGTTCCAAATGACACAAATTTGCATGCTGACAGAGAGTATTGCCAAATTGTTACTGGACCCAACATGGGTGGAAAGAGTTGCTATATTCGCCAAGTTGCTCTCATTGCTATCATGGCTCAG GTTGGTTCCTTTGTACCTGCATCATCAGCAAAACTCCATGTGTTAGATGGTATCTACACCCGAATGGGTGCTTCTGACAGTATCCAACAAGGTAGAAGCACCTTTCTTGAAGAGTTAAGTGAGGCTTCACATGTAATCCATACTTGCACAGCACGTTCGTTGGTTATCATTGATGAACTTGGAAGAGGCACAAGTACGCATGATGGTGTAGCTATTGCTTATGCTACATTGCATTATCTACTAGAGCAGAAAAGATGCATGGTCCTCTTCGTAACCCACTACCCCAAAATTGCTGATATTAGAACTGAATTTCCAGGCTCTGTGGGGGCATATCATGTGTCATATCTGACCTCACATAAAGATATTAAAGATACGGATATGGTTGACTCAACAACAGATCATGAAGATGTTATTTACCTATATAAGCTAGTGACTGGTGTTTCAGAGAGAAGTTTTGGATTTAAAGTTGCTCAGCTTGCACAG CTACCTTCTTCATGTATTAGTCGAGCCACTGTCATGGCTTCCAGGTTGGAAGCACTGGAAAGCTGCAGGACAGGAAGTAGATTGGAAAATAAGCGGTTGCTAGAGAAACTGCTGATTGATAATGAACAAAAATCACAAGAGAACATGTTGGAAACTCCTGCGTGCTTCCATCAAGGAGGGGCAGGGGATTTAGAAGACATATATAATGCTTACAAGGAATTTTTTCTGAACTTGAAAGCCGGCATATCTGATAATGACCTTGCAAGAAGCTTCCAGTTTTTAAACCATGCTCGAAGCATTGCAAAGGATTTAATAAGCAG ATAG
- the LOC142619182 gene encoding WD repeat-containing protein RUP2-like, producing the protein MKSFSTKSLPDQTLQTKRKQKLNIAEDEEEEEGEDNEEKARCEWDFNLSTIVSSSTSIGAVSDTLGAIEFDPSDTLVATGGIARKIRVYSLSTLLPDEEKHVDSVSSTTLMLDHATACDYYVCTPAKLSSLRWKPGSGNRVLGSGDYDGVVMEYDLERKIPVFERDEHGGRRVWSVDYSHWDPVIGASGSDDGTMQIWDPRCEGGKCVATVQPSVSRSPVCCVEFNPFGGPLIVVGCADRRAYGYDVRNLGDPVVVFDGHGKTVSYVRFLDDHMIVSAGTDGCLKLWNVDDSTRVIRTYKGHVNSRSFVGLSVWRNGGLLGCGSENNRVFVYDKRWGEPIWMHGFEPVAGPGSDHGFVSSVCWGQVGEDQCRLLAGGSDGVLQVFVGKRKLISY; encoded by the coding sequence ATGAAAAGCTTCTCCACAAAATCCCTTCCAGACCAAACCCTACAAACAAAACGCAAACAAAAACTCAACATAGccgaagatgaagaagaagaagaaggtgaagaTAATGAAGAAAAAGCTAGATGCGAATGGGATTTCAATCTCTCCACCATTGTTTCTTCGAGCACGTCCATTGGAGCTGTTTCCGACACCCTAGGAGCAATCGAATTCGATCCCTCGGATACCTTGGTAGCCACAGGTGGCATAGCGAGAAAGATTAGAGTTTATAGTTTAAGCACTTTGTTGCCTGATGAAGAAAAACATGTTGACAGTGTTAGTAGTACTACGTTAATGTTAGACCACGCTACTGCATGTGACTATTACGTGTGCACCCCAGCAAAGCTGAGCAGCCTGAGATGGAAACCCGGGTCGGGTAATCGGGTCCTGGGGTCCGGGGACTATGATGGGGTTGTGATGGAGTATGACCTCGAGAGGAAAATACCCGTTTTTGAGCGTGACGAGCATGGTGGGCGCCGGGTCTGGAGTGTGGACTATTCGCATTGGGATCCGGTTATTGGAGCATCCGGGTCGGACGATGGAACCATGCAAATATGGGACCCGCGTTGTGAAGGTGGGAAATGTGTGGCTACGGTGCAGCCTAGCGTGTCACGTAGCCCTGTTTGTTGTGTGGAATTCAATCCATTTGGTGGGCCATTAATTGTCGTTGGATGTGCTGACCGGAGGGCTTACGGGTATGATGTTAGAAACTTGGGTGACCCGGTTGTTGTTTTTGATGGGCATGGTAAAACTGTTTCTTATGTTAGATTTCTTGATGATCATATGATTGTTTCAGCTGGGACTGATGGGTGTTTGAAGCTGTGGAATGTTGATGATTCTACACGTGTGATTCGCACGTACAAAGGGCACGTGAATAGCCGGAGCTTCGTCGGGTTATCCGTGTGGAGAAATGGTGGGTTACTCGGATGCGGGTCGGAAAATAACCGGGTCTTTGTGTATGATAAGAGGTGGGGTGAACCCATATGGATGCATGGGTTTGAGCCAGTGGCTGGACCCGGGAGTGACCACGGGTTTGTTAGTAGTGTGTGTTGGGGCCAAGTTGGGGAGGACCAATGTAGACTTTTGGCAGGAGGATCAGATGGGGTTTTGCAGGTTTTTGTGGGCAAAAGGAAGTTGATTTCATATTAG